The following coding sequences lie in one Pseudomonadota bacterium genomic window:
- the gatA gene encoding Asp-tRNA(Asn)/Glu-tRNA(Gln) amidotransferase subunit GatA, producing the protein MEILELTATALAEQVRSKQLSAVEVARAYLARIAELDPILHAYITVDADGALEAARAIDARLARGEDVGALAGVPIALKDIFVTRGLRTTCGSRILADWVPPYEGMPSARLRAAGAVVLGKANMDEFAMGSSNENSAFGACRNPWDIERVPGGSSGGSAAAVAARLCLGALGTDTGGSIRQPAALCGAVGIKPTYGRVSRYGVIAFASSLDQVGPLARTTEDAAALLEVIAGHDPLDATSLPQPVGRYREACRRGVRGLRIGVPAEYFAAGLDPEIEGAVRAAIDELVGQGAELVEISLPHTKYAIATYYLLCTAEASSNLARYDGVRFGMRAARPQDLGDLYSRTRHDGFGPEVKRRIILGTFALSAGYYDAYYAKGQRVRTLIRQDFSQAFERCDAIVVPTSPITAFKLGERLDDPLQMYLADIYTISCNLAGLPGLSLPCGFSSQGLPIGLQVLGRPLGEEQVFAVAGAYEQAHDWHRRVPEVRR; encoded by the coding sequence GTGGAGATCCTCGAGCTGACAGCGACCGCTCTCGCCGAGCAGGTGCGCAGCAAGCAGCTCAGCGCCGTGGAGGTGGCTCGAGCCTACCTCGCGCGAATCGCCGAGCTCGACCCTATCCTGCACGCCTACATCACGGTCGACGCCGACGGCGCCCTCGAGGCCGCGCGGGCCATCGACGCTCGCCTCGCGCGCGGTGAGGACGTCGGCGCGCTGGCCGGGGTGCCGATCGCGCTCAAGGATATCTTCGTCACGCGTGGACTGCGCACCACCTGCGGCTCGCGCATCCTCGCCGATTGGGTGCCGCCCTACGAGGGCATGCCCTCCGCGCGCCTGCGCGCCGCGGGTGCGGTGGTGCTCGGCAAAGCCAACATGGACGAGTTCGCGATGGGCTCGTCGAACGAGAACTCGGCCTTCGGCGCCTGCCGCAACCCCTGGGACATCGAGCGCGTGCCGGGCGGGTCCTCGGGCGGTTCGGCCGCCGCCGTGGCTGCACGGCTCTGTCTCGGCGCGCTCGGCACCGACACGGGCGGATCGATTCGCCAGCCGGCAGCGCTTTGTGGCGCCGTCGGGATCAAGCCAACCTACGGGCGGGTCAGCCGCTACGGCGTGATCGCCTTTGCGTCGAGTCTGGATCAGGTCGGCCCGCTCGCCCGCACGACCGAGGACGCGGCCGCGCTGCTGGAGGTCATCGCCGGCCACGATCCGCTCGACGCGACCAGCTTGCCGCAGCCGGTGGGCCGCTATCGCGAGGCGTGCCGCCGCGGCGTGCGCGGGCTGCGCATCGGCGTCCCGGCCGAGTATTTCGCCGCAGGCCTCGACCCCGAGATCGAAGGCGCCGTGCGCGCGGCCATCGACGAGCTCGTCGGGCAGGGCGCCGAGCTGGTCGAGATCTCGCTGCCCCACACCAAGTACGCGATCGCCACCTACTACCTGCTCTGCACCGCCGAGGCCTCCTCGAACCTCGCGCGCTACGACGGCGTGCGCTTCGGCATGCGCGCCGCGCGACCGCAGGATCTGGGCGACCTCTACAGCCGTACGCGCCATGACGGCTTCGGCCCCGAGGTCAAGCGGCGCATCATCCTCGGCACCTTCGCGCTCTCGGCGGGCTACTACGACGCGTACTATGCCAAGGGGCAGCGCGTGCGCACGCTGATCCGCCAGGACTTCAGCCAGGCCTTCGAGCGCTGCGACGCGATCGTCGTGCCGACCTCGCCGATCACCGCCTTCAAGCTCGGCGAACGGTTGGATGACCCGCTGCAGATGTACCTCGCCGACATCTACACCATCTCCTGCAACCTCGCCGGCCTACCGGGTCTCTCCCTGCCCTGTGGTTTCAGCAGTCAGGGGCTGCCGATCGGGCTCCAGGTGCTCGGGCGGCCGCTCGGTGAGGAGCAGGTCTTTGCGGTAGCCGGGGCCTACGAGCAGGCCCACGACTGGCATCGGCGTGTGCCCGAGGTGCGGCGATGA
- the gatB gene encoding Asp-tRNA(Asn)/Glu-tRNA(Gln) amidotransferase subunit GatB, which yields MPWEVVIGLEVHVQLATQSKLFCACSTQFGAPPNSNVCAVCSGQPGVLPVLNEQAIVLALKLALATGGTIRRRSRFARKNYFYPDLPKGYQISQYDEPLAEHGAVEIWHEGQLRSVRLTRIHLEEDAGKNIHLATGAASLVDLNRAGVPLIEVVSEPDLRAPAEAAEYMRTLRGIVRALGICDGNLEQGSLRCDANISLRPWGQQALGTKVEIKNINSFRFVQKALEYEIERQSELLARGQAIQQETRQWSAEVGRTEAMRSKEEAHDYRYFPEPDLPPVEIDERLIESLRVALPELPLQRRQRLMEEGGLSDYDATELTRETELTDYYHLAVAAGGSPKRVANWMLTELLSRVDDARDVARAPVAPAGMAELLGLVESGKVSGKLAKDIWAKMWTSGGSALKIATDGDLFQQSDSAALEQAVRAVVEAHADRVAAYRAGKTKLMGWFVGQVMQATEGKANPKLVNTLLQQLLDG from the coding sequence ATGCCCTGGGAAGTGGTGATCGGTCTCGAGGTCCACGTGCAGCTGGCGACGCAGAGCAAGCTCTTCTGCGCCTGTAGCACGCAGTTCGGGGCGCCGCCGAATAGCAACGTCTGCGCGGTCTGCAGCGGGCAGCCTGGTGTGCTTCCCGTGCTCAACGAGCAAGCGATCGTGCTGGCCTTGAAGCTGGCGCTGGCCACCGGCGGCACGATTCGTCGCCGCAGTCGCTTTGCCCGCAAGAACTACTTCTATCCCGATCTGCCCAAGGGCTATCAGATCTCCCAATACGACGAGCCGCTGGCCGAGCACGGCGCGGTGGAGATCTGGCATGAGGGGCAGCTGCGCTCGGTCAGGCTGACGCGGATTCATCTCGAAGAGGACGCCGGAAAGAACATCCATCTGGCCACCGGGGCGGCCTCGCTCGTAGATCTCAATCGCGCGGGCGTGCCGCTGATCGAGGTCGTCAGCGAGCCCGATCTGCGCGCGCCGGCGGAGGCCGCGGAGTACATGCGCACGCTGCGCGGCATCGTGCGGGCGCTCGGGATCTGCGACGGCAACCTCGAACAGGGCTCGTTGCGCTGCGACGCCAATATCTCCCTGCGCCCGTGGGGCCAGCAGGCCCTCGGGACCAAGGTCGAGATCAAGAACATCAACTCGTTTCGCTTCGTGCAGAAGGCGCTCGAGTATGAAATCGAGCGGCAGAGCGAGCTGCTCGCCCGCGGCCAGGCGATCCAACAGGAAACGCGCCAGTGGAGTGCCGAGGTCGGGCGCACCGAGGCGATGCGCTCGAAGGAGGAGGCGCATGACTACCGCTATTTTCCGGAGCCCGACCTTCCGCCGGTCGAGATCGATGAGCGACTGATCGAGAGCCTGCGTGTCGCGCTGCCCGAGCTGCCCCTGCAGCGGCGGCAGCGCCTGATGGAGGAGGGCGGGCTCTCGGACTATGACGCCACCGAGCTGACGCGCGAGACCGAGCTGACCGACTACTATCACCTCGCCGTGGCCGCCGGCGGCAGTCCCAAGCGGGTCGCCAACTGGATGCTGACGGAGCTGCTCTCCCGGGTGGACGACGCGCGCGACGTGGCACGGGCGCCGGTGGCACCGGCGGGGATGGCCGAGCTCCTCGGCTTGGTGGAGAGCGGGAAGGTCAGCGGCAAGCTGGCCAAGGATATCTGGGCCAAGATGTGGACCAGCGGCGGCAGCGCGCTGAAGATCGCCACCGACGGCGACCTCTTTCAGCAGAGCGACAGCGCGGCGCTCGAGCAGGCGGTACGCGCGGTGGTGGAGGCGCACGCCGACCGCGTCGCCGCTTACCGCGCCGGCAAGACCAAGCTGATGGGTTGGTTCGTCGGCCAGGTGATGCAGGCAACGGAGGGCAAGGCCAACCCGAAGCTCGTCAACACCCTGCTCCAGCAGCTCCTCGACGGCTGA
- the gatC gene encoding Asp-tRNA(Asn)/Glu-tRNA(Gln) amidotransferase subunit GatC, with the protein MKISPEQVQRVGELARLQLSSEETLALAAQLSRLVAHFEQLDELDTSAVEPTSHVLPLACPQRSDVTRPSLARALLLSPAPLHEDGYFVVPKIID; encoded by the coding sequence ATGAAGATCAGTCCAGAGCAGGTGCAAAGAGTCGGTGAGCTGGCGCGCCTGCAGCTCTCCAGCGAGGAGACCCTGGCCCTCGCGGCACAACTCAGCCGCCTCGTCGCCCATTTCGAGCAGCTGGACGAGCTCGACACCAGTGCTGTCGAGCCGACCTCGCACGTCCTGCCCTTGGCCTGCCCGCAGCGGTCCGATGTGACGCGTCCCTCCCTGGCGCGGGCGCTGCTGCTGAGTCCGGCGCCGCTCCACGAGGACGGCTATTTCGTGGTGCCCAAGATCATCGACTGA